The Triticum dicoccoides isolate Atlit2015 ecotype Zavitan chromosome 6A, WEW_v2.0, whole genome shotgun sequence genome has a window encoding:
- the LOC119315302 gene encoding uncharacterized protein LOC119315302, translating into MQARVVVFPIRGRAWCFARPRPVLPATSASASAAGSGALPPPPTLKDLWLGISAGGRTAPENAEAVADFVADKMNRAWIGFGSAPEGSVKRRIHSFGLKLLSRVRPSETLLKSLTKDVSMLEIVHPASINPRLVRRRLRHIAVRGAAIHKKYLYGSICMLPVTSVFMVLPLPNIPFFWTLFRAYSHWRALQGSERLHLLVSDCSGEGKTLLEKKNGMSTRKDDDSQYAPWNFQPSQKLDGFLKRRGLDQGLDCDTISRICQTYDLDKVDVLKYRDLEWPSSASRTT; encoded by the exons ATGCAGGCCCGCGTCGTCGTCTTCCCCATCAGGGGCCGCGCCTGGTGTTTCGCCCGCCCGCGCCCCGTCCTCCccgccacctccgcctccgcctccgccgcgggcAGCGGCGCTCTCCCGCCGCCGCCCACCCTCAAGGACCTCTGGCTCGGGATCTCCGCCGGCGGCCGCACGGCGCCCGAGAACGCCGAGGccgtggccgacttcgtcgccgacaaG ATGAACAGGGCGTGGATTGGTTTCGGCAGCGCGCCGGAGGGATCAGTAAAGAGGCGGATCCACAG CTTTGGGTTAAAGCTGCTTTCGCGGGTGCGGCCATCAGAGACTCTGTTGAAGTCACTGACCAAGGATGTCTCCATGCTTGAAATCGTCCACCCTGCAAG TATAAATCCTCGTCTCGTGCGCCGACGCCTGCGGCACATTGCTGTTAG GGGTGCAGCTATTCACAAAAAATATCTGTATGGCAGCATTTGCATGCTTCCAGTAACGAGCGTTTTCATG GTACTGCCTTTGCCAAACATACCATTTTTTTGGACGCTGTTTCGAGCTTATTCTCACTGGCGAGCTCTCCAG GGAAGCGAGAGACTCCACTTGCTAGTTTCAGACTGCTCAGGTGAAGGGAAAACCCTTCTCGAGAAGAAAAATGGAATGAGtacaagaaaggatgacgactcacAGTATGCTCCGTGG AACTTTCAGCCATCACAGAAGCTCGATGGGTTCCTTAAGAGGAGAGGCTTGGACCAGGGTCTGGATTGCGACACTATTTCAAGGATATGCCAGACGTACGACTTGGACAAGGTTGATGTCCTGAAGTACAGGGATCTGGAGTGGCCTAGCTCAGCTTCTCGCACTACCTAG